One Coffea eugenioides isolate CCC68of chromosome 2, Ceug_1.0, whole genome shotgun sequence genomic window, TATGCATACATAAATCATAAATACATAAATGAAGCTAATAATGCATCCTtctatttgctttttttttttcttgatatttaacAAGGTTAGGAGAAAATATCTTTTTGACTCTTTTGGAACAACGTaacaaacacaaaaaaataaatagtttgTCATCTGTCAACGAGCCAAATTTTCTACCCGAGCAAAGCTAGCTGTGAGTAATATTTAACGTCTACCGTGATTTAATGCAGGCAAAACAGCGAAAGATTGACAGCGGATTATAAGCAGATGGCAAAGAAGCTGTAAATTGAATAAAACCCcgtaatattttcaaaaaaaaaaaaaaaaaaaaagggaataaaCCCCGTAGTTCCGTCCACATGCGTCTCCATATTCATTCACCTTATCCGTTGAAGTCGCAGGATTTTGCTTGGGTATCACGAAAAGCCTCCGAGGCAAAGCCCAGAAATGTCATTTCACGTTCCCTcctcttttaattttatatGAAGTAGCTGTCCCTCGCCgcgcttcttcttcttcatcctccTGGGGTTGCAGGCTTGCACTCCATTCTCCTCGAATATTCTTTTCTTCACCTCACCCATCTGGATCATATTCTTAAAGTTCCAAATATATCCCCACCTTCAAACCTATATATAACTCTCCAATCGAAAATTCAATTCGATTGAATCCTCTATaatccttcaaaaaaaaaaattaacaaaagaaaatccTCTAtactttgttttttctttttctttttttggtttgcCTTTTAATGCACGAATTCCTTTCTCAGTTTCACTGCCTTCTCCTATTAGTCATAGAATTTTGATAGTCCGAATAAGGTTCGGATCAATTCAGGAAACTTGAATTGAATTTACAGAATTTTGTTAAGTTCAATTCGCATTATTTTTCGTTTCCTGATTTTTTGGCggttgaaagaaaaatggtgaaattgTTATGACGGTGCGGACGATGATGGACTGTAAAGTTTGTACGGCATCAGGAGATTTTTTGTGGCGGGTGAGACCGGGGATTGCAGGAGGCGGAGGTGGCGCAAGTATGGGACAGATGGACGGAGGGTTTAGTCCGTCGGATGGCGAACATGACCTGGCGATGATGGTGAGTGAATTCTTGGAGTATGGGAGTAGCGGGGGAGCTGACTCCAGGTGTAGCAGCGATAGCGAGTCTGGATTGTGCGATATCGCTGACCTCGCGGACAAAATTTCTGTAAGTCTTATCATCTAAGGACTAGTTTTGAtcgttttttttccttttgttttaaAAGTTAACTGTTTATTTTCtggaatgttttttttttttgcaagttctttgtttttatgagttttcATTTGGTGATTGATTGAGGAAGAATAATCTTGAAAGAATTGTGCTCTTGTTTTCCTGCTCATTTGAAGGATTCATTCATGCCTTGTTGCCTAGATTATAAGCTTCGAAATTTGGTTATAGGATTTCTTTTttgattttccagaatttcacaaaacaaaacaaatagaaggagctttcctttttttttttttttaatgatttttcCCTTAATTTTCCATTGAATGAATTGTACCCTGAAAGTCTTCCcatttggattgcatttttcgtcatttttcatggaaaaattactgtagcgatttgatgtatgtgagggaaaaaggtaatagggaaatgtgatcacggaaaacgacgcaATTTTCTGGCAGTAAATGGCAATTTTCTGGAAATGTTGCTTCTTTAAGATTTTGTCTTGCCTAGGTTGTGATACAGTAGTAATTCTTGTTATATTCTTTCCAGAGATGACCGTTATATTCTTTCCAGAGATGACCTGGGTAAGGAAGGGATTGGCTGGTTCCAAGACTTGGGCATATTCTTTAACTAGTCAGGAGTCTGTCTTTTGCTTTCTCTGTAGATACGTGGACTTCTTATTTCACAGATGTTTTGTACATTACGAGATCCTTTTGAGTATATCTCCAACAATGTTTTGGCATGGCGTTATAGCGAAACCTTGTGGCTAGTTGAATCATCTATGCAGTAACTTGTCTACCTCACTAAACATTTCAGCGTCATGAAGTGAATGCCTACTTGCCCTTTAGGCCTGTTTTGGAGTTATGTTTACCACTTTCAAGTGCAAATTAACAACTCCAAATTACTACATACTTGTAAAATTACAGTTGATAGAAGACTTAGAAACTCCTGCTTTCCTCTTTCTCCTTAAATTCGCATGAAGTCGTAGGAATTACACATTTCCTTTTGTGTCTCAAGCTAACTTATTTCCTCTCTTCTTATTCCCCCACCCCActcttttttttgaaaaatgaaaaaatagcTCCTAATCTGAATAAATCTGTAGTAATCATACAATAGAAGACTGGTCGTCATGAGTCATTGCTTACatcttccttttttgtttttcatatCACATAGTATCACAAGCTGGCAATGGATCAATTTGAGATAGACACGCTTTCGGTGGTTAATTCACTTCTGTTATCTACAAGCGAGAAGGACCTTCTGCACGTCAAGTCTGGTTTATGTAATGCCAGCTGCATCAGATTTTCCTTGGTGAAGCTTCTGAGGCTTTCTGGTTATGATGCTGGTGTTTGTGCAGCCAAGTGGCCTGGCAGTTCCAAGGTTCCTGGAGGTATAATCTTGTTCTAATTTCCAACATGCATTTATATAGTTGACATCCAAgatttgaaatttcaaaatgtGTCGGAGGGTTTTCTAAGGCATCTGTAACATACAACATACATCTTGCCCTCTGCACTGATTCTTGCTAAGCTGGTTGCATTGTCCATTTCTCTTACTGCCTTCTAATTGACAGTGAATGAAACTCTCCTGTGGTTTGCTGCCAATGCCTACGAACCTTTTCATGAAGAATTTATTTGGTAATAATGCTGGTTCGATAACATGTGTTTTTTTTCCATTCTGGTATTCAGGGGATCATGAGTACATCGACGTGGTTAACTACACGAATGGTGGAAGCTCAAGCTCTGAACGTCTGATAATTGATATTGATTTCCGTAGTCACTTTGAGATTGCTAGAGCTGTGGAGTCCTATGATAGAATGTTGAATTCACTTCCTGTAGTTTTTGTGGGCTCTTTGACAAAGCTGAAACAGTTCCTTCAGGTTATGGTTGAAGCTGCTAGATCTTCTCTGAAGCAGAATTCAATGCCTTTCCCCCCTTGGAGATCTCTTCCTTATTTGCAAGCTAAGTGGCAGTCTCCCTATGAAAGAAATTTTAGTCCTGAGGAACCCAATGCTTATGGATGGTCTTCTTTGGAGCATAAACAGTGTGGTGGACATTTGAGGAGACTGCAGTCTGAGCTTGAAATTGAGCGACTGTTGAAGCCTGTGAAGAGCAATAGTTGGAAGCCAAAGCCTGACAATAGGTGGAGGCGCTCCTCGTATATGACTCTTTGACAAATAAATTCTGGAGGGAGCTAGGAAGTGTAAGTTCTTGCCTGTTTGCAGACCTGACTTGGTATGTGAAAGAGGTGCTATGGCTTTCCTCGTCTTGAGAACCAATTTTGAGGAGATTCTCTGGGTAGAGTTAGAAGAAGCATTCTGCAATAAGAGCAGAGGATATGATATAGTGGTATTTAGATGAATTTACACAGAGTATTAGAATGGGAACATTTTATCCTACTCCCATCTAATAATGGCGCCCTATACATTTTATCTCATTCTTTGTGCTCCAGAAGAAAGCAAGAGCGTCAGGTTCTGGATGTGGTGCAGGTTCTCTCCATCATCAACTGCATTTGCATCCTGCCGCTGAAATGCTCGCTGGTGGTGCAAGTTTTCTGTTTTGTTTGTTGTCTTTTTAGGGTCTTCTTGCCTCCTTGGAAGGCAAATTTTGCTCTCTTCTCTTCTGCGGGTTTCCACTTCAATTGTTAATTTGAGCTGCTTGTATTGGTCATGTTAAGCTTTCTCCGGTGGTCAAATGATTTCTTTGACCGTATCCATGCTACTTGCTTTCTGTTGCTGCAAATTGCAATCAATCAGttcctttcattttattttattttattttactacattaAGGGACTGGAATATGTGTTACAGATTGTAGTGATGGGAAATGACTTCGGATATGGCAATTCT contains:
- the LOC113762974 gene encoding uncharacterized protein LOC113762974; this translates as MTVRTMMDCKVCTASGDFLWRVRPGIAGGGGGASMGQMDGGFSPSDGEHDLAMMVSEFLEYGSSGGADSRCSSDSESGLCDIADLADKISYHKLAMDQFEIDTLSVVNSLLLSTSEKDLLHVKSGLCNASCIRFSLVKLLRLSGYDAGVCAAKWPGSSKVPGGDHEYIDVVNYTNGGSSSSERLIIDIDFRSHFEIARAVESYDRMLNSLPVVFVGSLTKLKQFLQVMVEAARSSLKQNSMPFPPWRSLPYLQAKWQSPYERNFSPEEPNAYGWSSLEHKQCGGHLRRLQSELEIERLLKPVKSNSWKPKPDNRWRRSSYMTL